One segment of Bradyrhizobium sp. CB2312 DNA contains the following:
- a CDS encoding helix-turn-helix domain-containing protein, with protein MARWLLDIHDRVADSRIQLTQEALAQLLGVRRTTVTLTMRKLREAGGIISEQRGVLEIDRTRLGTIACECYGVMRDRINRMYDEELPVGSHMRSARLPE; from the coding sequence ATGGCCCGATGGCTGCTCGATATTCACGACCGAGTTGCGGACAGCCGAATTCAGTTAACGCAGGAGGCACTAGCTCAACTCCTCGGGGTGCGCCGAACGACCGTGACGCTAACGATGCGCAAACTTCGAGAGGCCGGCGGCATTATTTCAGAGCAGCGAGGAGTGCTAGAGATCGACCGAACGCGGCTTGGGACGATTGCGTGCGAGTGCTATGGCGTGATGCGAGATAGGATCAACCGCATGTATGATGAGGAACTACCAGTGGGCTCGCACATGCGCAGCGCTCGCCTTCCTGAGTGA
- the istB gene encoding IS21-like element helper ATPase IstB — MKVVTLILLCEREIARKDHRRIEMALKLAHFPAVKELAGFDFEAQPSIDPKQIRDLAASRWIANGENVLLLGPPGVGKTHLSIALGREAILAGYTVQFTTATTLVAGMAKAHGERRLDEKLLALAKPKLLIVDELGYLPLEPDAAHLFFQLVSRRYETGAMLITSNRSVAEWGTVFADPVVATAILDRLLHHSHVLTIRGDSYRLRAKRKSGLIKAPAADGPPVGSASLRPVSGGANLQLTS; from the coding sequence GTGAAGGTGGTGACGCTGATCCTGCTGTGCGAGCGCGAGATCGCGCGCAAGGATCATCGCCGCATCGAGATGGCGCTCAAACTCGCACACTTCCCGGCCGTGAAGGAGCTTGCGGGCTTCGACTTCGAGGCACAGCCGTCGATCGATCCGAAGCAGATCCGCGACCTGGCCGCGTCACGTTGGATCGCCAACGGCGAGAACGTGCTGCTGCTCGGCCCGCCGGGCGTCGGTAAGACGCACTTGTCGATCGCGCTCGGGCGAGAGGCGATCCTGGCCGGTTACACGGTGCAGTTCACCACGGCGACGACCCTGGTCGCTGGCATGGCCAAGGCGCACGGCGAGCGGCGCCTGGACGAGAAACTGCTCGCGCTGGCGAAGCCAAAGCTGCTGATCGTCGACGAACTCGGCTACCTGCCGCTGGAGCCCGACGCGGCGCATCTGTTCTTCCAGCTGGTCAGCCGCCGCTACGAAACCGGCGCCATGCTGATCACGTCGAACCGCAGCGTTGCCGAATGGGGCACCGTGTTCGCCGATCCGGTCGTCGCCACTGCGATCCTCGACCGGCTCTTGCACCACAGCCACGTGCTGACCATCCGCGGCGACAGCTATCGGCTCCGCGCCAAGCGAAAGAGCGGCCTCATCAAGGCGCCCGCCGCTGACGGCCCTCCGGTCGGCTCCGCCTCCCTCCGTCCCGTCAGCGGCGGAGCCAACCTTCAACTGACATCATGA
- a CDS encoding DUF3085 domain-containing protein codes for MKLSFPHGRLKTLWAEAVQQWPIAVRPMNGRSSPGFWLIGGHGIFLMHNGAKPKGGPTLAYATECDPCLMQFQEWLCVKRAVFGNGGMEFVEAVMIGTAIDAGCDIEIMLDRDSMTVALIEGGKAGIRWQSSRSNLALDRYY; via the coding sequence ATGAAGCTCTCCTTTCCTCATGGGCGGCTCAAAACTCTCTGGGCGGAAGCAGTGCAGCAGTGGCCAATTGCAGTACGTCCCATGAACGGCCGGAGTTCGCCGGGCTTTTGGCTCATTGGCGGCCATGGCATTTTTCTTATGCATAACGGCGCTAAACCGAAGGGAGGTCCCACATTGGCATATGCGACCGAATGTGACCCCTGCCTAATGCAATTCCAGGAGTGGTTGTGTGTGAAACGCGCCGTCTTCGGCAACGGCGGCATGGAGTTCGTTGAGGCCGTAATGATCGGTACAGCTATCGATGCTGGCTGCGATATCGAGATCATGCTCGATCGCGACAGTATGACGGTGGCCTTAATTGAAGGTGGAAAGGCCGGCATACGTTGGCAATCATCGCGCTCTAACCTAGCGCTAGATCGATACTATTGA
- the glgX gene encoding glycogen debranching protein GlgX, producing MSTRHVTSGESAPLGATVLPGGVNFSVFSKHAVLIELLLFDGEHATLPTRIIPLDPDKHRTYHYWHAFVPDLQPGQVYAYRAHGAYDPERGLWFDPEKVLLDPYGLAVAVPGAYDRWAAARPGDNVAVAMKSVVAGLDRYDWEGDTPLQRPFAETVIYELHVGGFTCHPTSGVAIDKRGTYAGLVEKIPYLKDLGVTAVELLPVFQFDMQDGPPGKPNYWGYSPVSFFAPHQAYSSQRNVLAVLDEFRDMIKAFHRAGLEVILDVVFNHTAEGGSSGPTLCYRGLANDVYYILERGRSRYADYTGCGNTLNANQSIVRRLIQDSLRYWVSQMHVDGFRFDLASILSRDEDGRLLPNPPVLWDIESDPLLAGTKLIAEAWDAAGIYQVGSFIGDRWQEWNGRFRDDVRRFLKGDNGSVSAVAARILGSPDIYGHKEREPEQSVNFVTCHDGFTLNDLVSYNDKHNEANGENNRDGSDGNLSWNCGVEGPTDDSTVEAVRNRQVKNFFTLELLSAGTPMLLMGDEVRRTQRGNNNAYCQDSEISWFDWSLLERHADIHRFVKGLIRFHQLRDVLAEEASLSLNQLLRRAHIEWHGVALKCPDWSDHSHSLAFTGVVDAVLDRQFRTHGRGSSPVLDVRAGQQSQKGNFRDLRRLRGRFLLHGILNAYWEPLTFDLPPVSAEHRQGWRRCIDTSRDSPDDICPWERAPVISHATYEAQPRSMVLLVTTLETSPETVPESE from the coding sequence ATGAGCACCCGCCATGTCACATCGGGTGAGAGCGCTCCTCTGGGGGCGACGGTCCTGCCGGGGGGCGTCAATTTCAGCGTGTTCTCCAAGCATGCGGTTCTGATCGAGCTCCTGCTGTTCGATGGCGAGCATGCCACCTTGCCCACAAGGATCATCCCTCTCGATCCGGATAAACATCGCACGTATCACTACTGGCATGCGTTTGTGCCGGACCTCCAGCCGGGTCAGGTCTACGCGTATCGCGCCCACGGGGCCTACGATCCGGAACGCGGACTTTGGTTTGATCCCGAGAAGGTGCTCCTCGACCCTTACGGGCTTGCCGTAGCCGTCCCCGGGGCATACGACCGCTGGGCTGCAGCGCGCCCCGGCGACAACGTCGCCGTGGCGATGAAAAGCGTGGTCGCCGGTCTCGATCGGTACGATTGGGAAGGCGATACACCGCTCCAGCGGCCGTTCGCCGAGACCGTGATCTACGAGCTGCATGTGGGCGGCTTTACGTGCCATCCGACCTCCGGTGTCGCGATCGACAAGCGCGGTACATACGCCGGACTGGTCGAAAAGATTCCGTACCTCAAGGATCTGGGCGTCACAGCAGTGGAGCTGTTGCCGGTGTTCCAGTTCGACATGCAGGACGGCCCGCCAGGAAAGCCAAACTACTGGGGGTATTCGCCCGTTTCGTTCTTCGCGCCACATCAGGCGTACAGCTCACAAAGGAACGTGCTCGCCGTCCTCGACGAATTTCGCGACATGATCAAAGCATTCCACCGGGCTGGCCTTGAGGTCATCCTGGATGTTGTATTCAATCACACAGCCGAAGGCGGCTCTTCGGGGCCGACCTTGTGCTATCGGGGTCTGGCGAACGACGTGTATTACATCCTTGAGAGGGGTAGATCTCGTTATGCTGACTACACCGGCTGCGGCAACACGCTGAATGCCAACCAGTCAATCGTGCGCCGACTGATTCAGGATAGTCTGCGTTACTGGGTCTCTCAGATGCATGTGGACGGGTTCCGATTCGATCTTGCCTCGATCCTATCGCGCGACGAGGACGGCCGACTGTTGCCGAACCCGCCCGTTCTCTGGGATATTGAATCTGATCCGCTGCTGGCCGGCACCAAGCTAATTGCAGAGGCATGGGATGCCGCCGGGATCTATCAGGTGGGAAGCTTTATCGGGGATCGATGGCAGGAATGGAATGGCCGGTTCCGCGACGACGTGCGGCGTTTCCTGAAGGGCGACAACGGCTCGGTCTCTGCCGTGGCCGCACGGATCCTGGGTAGCCCCGACATATACGGGCACAAGGAGCGCGAGCCCGAGCAAAGCGTCAATTTCGTGACTTGCCATGACGGGTTCACGCTCAACGATCTCGTCTCGTACAACGACAAGCACAACGAAGCCAACGGCGAAAACAACCGCGATGGCTCCGATGGCAATTTGAGCTGGAACTGTGGCGTCGAGGGGCCAACCGATGACTCAACAGTCGAGGCGGTGCGCAACCGCCAAGTCAAGAATTTCTTCACGCTAGAGCTGCTATCGGCCGGGACGCCGATGCTGCTCATGGGCGACGAGGTGCGCCGAACCCAGAGGGGCAACAATAACGCTTACTGCCAAGACTCTGAAATCAGCTGGTTCGATTGGAGTTTACTGGAGCGGCATGCCGATATTCATCGATTCGTAAAAGGCCTCATCAGGTTTCACCAGCTTCGTGATGTTCTGGCGGAAGAGGCTTCGCTCAGCCTCAATCAATTGCTTCGACGGGCGCACATCGAATGGCACGGGGTCGCACTCAAGTGCCCGGACTGGAGCGATCACTCGCACTCGCTTGCCTTCACGGGCGTTGTCGATGCAGTCCTCGACCGCCAGTTCCGCACCCACGGCCGAGGCAGCTCGCCAGTCCTGGACGTAAGAGCAGGACAGCAAAGTCAAAAAGGTAACTTTCGCGACCTGCGAAGGTTGCGCGGCCGATTTCTGCTCCACGGGATACTCAACGCCTATTGGGAACCGCTGACCTTCGATTTGCCTCCAGTGTCCGCCGAGCATCGGCAAGGGTGGCGACGCTGCATTGATACTTCACGCGACTCACCCGATGATATCTGCCCATGGGAGCGCGCACCCGTCATAAGCCATGCGACATATGAAGCACAGCCGCGCTCGATGGTGCTCCTCGTAACGACACTCGAAACATCGCCGGAAACGGTCCCTGAATCGGAATAG
- a CDS encoding glycogen/starch/alpha-glucan phosphorylase: MGPAIGGDGQASARSRMALSNVRTGLAPDAIAVALIENLHCLQGKRPRDATPNDWYMALAYTVRDRMMERYVATVGSIAEETTDVKAVAYLSAEFLTGPHLGNGLISLGIWDAVEEALSRVGQDLSGLLEQEEEPGLGNGGLGRLAACYMDSLARLNVPAIGYGIRYEFGIFDQSIRDGWQVEVTDKWLRFGNPWEMVRSEIAFDVKFGGRTEPYHNAAGRYCVRWLPEKVIKGVAYDTPIPGYRVPTTNLLRLWKAEAVESFDFEAFNVGDYYRAVDEKVLSETISKVLYPNDEPESGKQLRLAQQYFFVSCSLQDMVRLLLMRGKPLDELHSYWAAQLNDTHPSIAVAELMRLLVDEHAMEWDQAWAITQQTCAYTNHTLLPEALERWPLPLFARLLPRHLDIIYEINRRFLDELRLRCPNEEQLLRRLSLIDEAGDKYVRMAHLASLGSHAINGVAVLHSELLKRTVLRDFHLVSPEKFLNVTNGVTPRRWIALSNPKLCTLITRHIGDRWLANLEDELRRLEPLADELEFQRDWQAVKVDNKRVLARLIKDRTGVIVDPHSLFDVQAKRLHEYKRQHLNVLYLVTLYNRLRHAGGAVTPRTVIFSGKAAPAYRMAKLIIKLVNSVAAVVNRDPVVSQALKVVFLPDFNVKNGQRIYPAADLSEQISTAGKEASGTGNMKFAMNGAITIGTLDGANIEIRDAVGQENFFLFGLSAAEVELLKAEGYTPRSIYESNPELREAIDLIRSGFFSNGDRELFHPLVDSLLTYDEYMLLADYQAYVDCQERVSNAYSDPNAWTRMSILNTARVGHFSSDRSIREYCRHIWKVTPIVSDERES, encoded by the coding sequence ATGGGGCCTGCAATTGGGGGTGATGGCCAAGCCAGCGCGCGCAGCCGGATGGCTCTCTCGAACGTTCGCACCGGCCTCGCACCGGATGCGATCGCCGTGGCCCTGATCGAGAACCTACACTGCCTTCAAGGAAAACGGCCACGGGACGCGACGCCCAACGACTGGTACATGGCGCTCGCCTACACCGTTCGCGACCGCATGATGGAGCGCTATGTCGCCACCGTGGGTTCGATCGCCGAAGAGACTACAGACGTAAAGGCGGTTGCGTATCTTTCGGCGGAGTTCCTGACCGGGCCGCATCTGGGCAACGGCCTGATCAGTCTCGGGATCTGGGACGCCGTGGAGGAGGCGCTCTCTCGAGTGGGACAAGATCTGTCGGGTCTCCTTGAGCAGGAGGAGGAGCCCGGGTTGGGTAATGGCGGTCTCGGCCGCCTGGCGGCGTGCTATATGGACTCCCTGGCGAGGCTGAACGTTCCTGCGATCGGCTACGGCATCCGCTATGAGTTCGGTATTTTCGATCAGTCGATTCGCGACGGCTGGCAGGTCGAGGTCACGGACAAGTGGCTGCGCTTCGGCAATCCCTGGGAAATGGTGCGTTCGGAGATCGCGTTCGATGTGAAGTTCGGAGGGCGCACGGAGCCGTACCACAACGCAGCGGGCCGATATTGCGTGCGCTGGCTGCCCGAGAAGGTGATCAAGGGCGTCGCCTACGATACCCCCATCCCGGGTTACCGTGTGCCTACCACCAACCTCTTGCGCCTTTGGAAGGCCGAAGCCGTCGAATCGTTCGATTTCGAAGCGTTCAACGTCGGCGACTACTACCGCGCCGTGGACGAGAAGGTCCTATCGGAAACCATCTCGAAAGTGCTTTATCCCAACGACGAGCCGGAATCGGGCAAGCAACTGCGGCTGGCACAGCAGTACTTTTTCGTATCCTGCTCGCTACAGGACATGGTCCGATTGCTGCTAATGCGCGGCAAGCCGCTCGACGAGCTCCACTCGTACTGGGCCGCGCAGTTGAACGATACGCATCCCTCGATTGCTGTCGCCGAGTTGATGCGATTGCTCGTGGATGAGCACGCGATGGAATGGGATCAGGCTTGGGCCATCACGCAGCAGACCTGCGCCTACACCAACCACACGCTGCTCCCCGAAGCGTTGGAGCGGTGGCCGCTGCCGTTGTTTGCCAGGCTGCTTCCGCGCCATCTGGATATCATTTATGAGATCAATCGTCGCTTCCTCGACGAGCTTCGCCTACGCTGTCCGAACGAGGAGCAACTCCTTCGTCGGCTTTCGTTGATCGACGAAGCGGGGGACAAATATGTACGCATGGCGCATCTTGCGAGCTTGGGGAGCCATGCTATCAACGGGGTGGCTGTCCTGCACAGCGAGCTTTTGAAGCGAACGGTGCTCCGCGATTTCCACCTGGTCTCGCCGGAGAAATTTCTCAACGTGACGAACGGGGTCACGCCGCGGCGCTGGATCGCCCTGAGCAATCCGAAACTGTGCACGCTCATCACACGGCACATCGGTGATCGATGGTTAGCGAACCTGGAAGACGAACTCCGGCGCCTCGAGCCGCTGGCCGACGAGCTCGAGTTTCAGAGGGACTGGCAAGCCGTCAAGGTCGATAACAAACGGGTTCTGGCCCGCCTCATCAAGGATCGCACGGGCGTCATCGTGGATCCGCACTCGCTGTTCGACGTTCAGGCGAAGCGGCTGCACGAATACAAGCGCCAGCACTTGAACGTTTTGTACCTTGTCACACTCTATAACAGGCTCAGGCATGCCGGTGGCGCGGTCACACCCCGAACGGTCATCTTCAGCGGCAAGGCCGCGCCAGCGTACCGTATGGCCAAGCTGATCATCAAATTGGTCAATTCCGTCGCGGCCGTCGTCAATCGCGATCCGGTCGTCTCTCAAGCTCTCAAAGTGGTGTTCCTGCCCGACTTCAACGTCAAGAACGGCCAGCGCATCTATCCCGCTGCCGATCTATCGGAACAAATCTCCACGGCCGGAAAGGAGGCATCAGGCACGGGCAACATGAAATTCGCCATGAATGGGGCAATCACAATAGGCACGTTGGATGGCGCCAATATAGAGATCCGCGACGCGGTCGGCCAAGAGAATTTCTTCCTGTTCGGTCTGTCGGCTGCGGAGGTTGAACTATTAAAGGCAGAGGGTTACACGCCGCGCAGCATCTACGAATCGAATCCGGAGCTGCGCGAGGCGATCGACCTTATCAGGTCCGGATTCTTCTCGAACGGCGATCGTGAGCTCTTCCACCCGCTCGTCGATTCACTGCTTACCTACGACGAGTACATGCTCCTGGCGGATTATCAGGCCTATGTGGACTGCCAAGAGCGCGTCAGCAACGCGTACTCCGATCCGAACGCCTGGACGCGCATGTCAATTCTCAACACCGCGCGGGTCGGTCACTTCTCGTCCGACCGCTCCATCCGGGAATATTGTCGCCACATCTGGAAGGTCACGCCGATCGTTTCTGACGAAAGAGAATCATGA
- a CDS encoding IS110 family transposase — translation MNLPVRIGMDTSKSVFQLHGVDENEVVVVRRQFRRAEMIRYFERLPPVLVAIESCGSSHHWARLLQSFGHQVKLIPPQYVKAYVKRGKNDAADAEALCEAVTRPNMRFVPVKSKERQAACMLMTVRERLVSVKSQLSNAFRSYAAEFGIVGPAGRQNVAQLIKRVLEDDSLPEMAKDLFRLQAEEYAAVEARLAKIEAKLMRWHRDDDVSRRIATIPGVGPIGSSMLSMKAPPPETFRSGRDFAAWLGLTPKDHSTGGRQRYGGITKAGDSMLRSTLIVGATALLRHIRKGRHKPTPWLASLLERKPPKLVAVALANKFARIAWRLMISGGVYKQPVAVMPT, via the coding sequence ATGAATCTTCCTGTTCGCATCGGCATGGACACTTCCAAGTCGGTTTTCCAGCTTCATGGTGTTGATGAGAACGAGGTGGTGGTGGTCCGCCGCCAGTTCCGGCGAGCCGAGATGATCCGCTACTTCGAGCGGCTTCCACCGGTTCTCGTCGCCATCGAGTCCTGCGGCAGCTCGCATCATTGGGCGCGCCTGCTGCAGTCGTTCGGTCACCAGGTGAAGCTGATCCCGCCTCAGTACGTGAAGGCTTACGTGAAGCGTGGCAAGAACGACGCGGCCGATGCCGAAGCGCTGTGCGAGGCGGTCACCCGGCCGAATATGCGGTTTGTACCGGTCAAATCAAAGGAACGCCAAGCGGCCTGCATGTTAATGACTGTGCGGGAACGCCTGGTCAGCGTGAAGTCGCAGCTTTCCAATGCTTTCAGGAGCTATGCGGCTGAGTTTGGCATCGTCGGCCCCGCCGGTCGGCAGAATGTCGCGCAACTTATCAAGCGGGTGCTCGAGGATGATAGCTTGCCGGAAATGGCAAAGGATCTCTTCCGACTCCAAGCAGAGGAATATGCCGCGGTCGAAGCCCGCCTGGCAAAGATCGAAGCCAAGCTGATGAGGTGGCACCGCGACGATGATGTCAGCAGGCGGATCGCGACGATTCCCGGCGTCGGTCCGATTGGGTCGTCCATGCTAAGCATGAAGGCGCCGCCGCCGGAGACGTTCAGGTCAGGCCGCGACTTTGCCGCTTGGCTCGGACTGACACCCAAGGATCATTCGACGGGCGGCCGGCAAAGATATGGCGGAATCACAAAGGCCGGAGACTCAATGCTCCGATCGACGTTGATTGTCGGCGCGACCGCACTGCTGAGGCATATTCGAAAGGGCCGTCATAAGCCCACACCATGGCTCGCTTCGCTGCTGGAGCGAAAGCCGCCAAAGTTGGTCGCGGTGGCCTTGGCCAACAAGTTTGCCCGCATCGCTTGGCGCTTGATGATATCGGGCGGCGTGTACAAGCAGCCGGTAGCCGTCATGCCGACTTGA
- a CDS encoding Hsp20 family protein has product MRYDWTPLWRSTIGFDHLFDILDEVQRTAEETYPPYNIERLDENRFQISVALAGFSPDEVGLTVEQNVLTLEGHKAEKDEKTFLHRGMSTRSFKRQFTLADHVEVKGAHFENGLLVIELQREIPEAMKPRRIAIAGASAGQVKQIEGKAA; this is encoded by the coding sequence ATGAGGTATGATTGGACTCCCCTGTGGAGGTCGACCATCGGGTTCGACCACCTGTTTGACATTCTCGACGAGGTCCAGCGGACCGCCGAAGAGACCTATCCCCCCTATAACATCGAGCGGCTCGATGAGAACCGCTTCCAGATCTCGGTGGCGCTCGCCGGATTCTCACCGGACGAGGTGGGCCTTACGGTGGAGCAGAATGTCCTGACATTGGAAGGCCACAAGGCCGAGAAGGACGAGAAGACCTTTCTGCATCGCGGAATGTCGACACGGTCGTTCAAGCGCCAGTTCACCTTGGCTGACCACGTCGAGGTCAAGGGCGCGCACTTCGAGAATGGTCTGTTGGTCATCGAGCTTCAGCGCGAGATTCCCGAGGCCATGAAGCCGCGGCGCATCGCCATCGCGGGCGCAAGCGCCGGGCAGGTCAAGCAGATCGAGGGCAAGGCCGCTTGA
- a CDS encoding ThuA domain-containing protein: MTRREFIALVSSAAASRPLGARAGRPPERVLYFTYSAGYRHDVIPLSEAILTQLGRNSGAFEVIATEDLSEFSTGNLERYAAMMFYTSGEIPMSGAQKIALLNFVRSGRGFLGVHSAADTFYTWPDYLDLIGGYFNDHPWHQGVTIEVADVADPLVAFLGNSLQLNDEIYQISDFDYRGSRVLLRLDQSSVDLNKAGVHQRFYGWPLAWKRFYGEGRVFYSALGHEASVWQDPRCQKILTNAILWSTRRSA; this comes from the coding sequence GTGACGCGACGCGAGTTCATCGCACTCGTCAGCAGCGCGGCGGCAAGCCGACCGCTCGGCGCGCGTGCAGGGCGCCCGCCAGAACGTGTCCTCTATTTCACATACTCGGCCGGCTATCGGCACGACGTCATACCCCTTTCCGAAGCAATCCTGACGCAGCTTGGAAGGAATTCCGGTGCCTTTGAAGTCATCGCAACGGAAGACTTGTCTGAATTTTCGACCGGAAACCTCGAGCGGTACGCCGCTATGATGTTCTACACAAGCGGTGAAATTCCGATGAGCGGCGCCCAAAAGATAGCACTTCTCAACTTTGTGCGCTCGGGCCGTGGCTTTCTCGGCGTTCACTCGGCCGCGGACACATTCTACACTTGGCCAGACTATCTCGATCTGATCGGCGGCTACTTCAACGACCATCCCTGGCATCAGGGTGTGACCATCGAGGTGGCTGATGTTGCAGATCCACTGGTGGCCTTTCTGGGGAATTCGTTGCAGTTGAACGATGAAATCTACCAGATCAGCGACTTCGACTATCGCGGATCACGCGTGCTCCTGCGCCTCGACCAAAGTTCAGTGGACCTCAATAAGGCCGGTGTGCATCAACGCTTCTATGGTTGGCCGCTCGCCTGGAAACGATTTTACGGCGAGGGGCGAGTATTCTATTCGGCGCTTGGCCACGAGGCGTCGGTCTGGCAGGATCCGCGCTGCCAGAAAATCCTCACTAACGCTATCCTCTGGTCTACGAGAAGGTCGGCCTAG
- a CDS encoding response regulator yields MASVFLVEDEVLIRMMVADMVTDLGHTVAAEAGDLPSALEHANNGVFDVAVLDVMLGRESIEPVAKALANRNIPFAFASGFGADGVPEQFRERPRLQKPFQIEQLERFIARLLA; encoded by the coding sequence ATGGCTTCGGTGTTTCTGGTGGAGGACGAAGTACTCATCCGCATGATGGTGGCCGATATGGTGACAGATCTTGGCCATACCGTCGCGGCCGAAGCTGGTGATTTGCCTTCGGCGTTGGAGCACGCCAACAACGGTGTCTTTGACGTGGCTGTGCTAGATGTAATGCTAGGCCGTGAAAGCATCGAGCCTGTGGCGAAGGCTCTCGCAAATCGCAATATCCCGTTCGCATTCGCAAGTGGCTTTGGCGCGGATGGCGTGCCAGAACAATTTCGCGAACGGCCGCGGCTGCAAAAGCCCTTTCAGATCGAGCAGCTCGAACGCTTCATCGCTCGATTGCTAGCGTAG
- the dinB gene encoding DNA polymerase IV, which yields MATTATILHADLDAFYASVEQLLDPSLRGRPVAVGGGVVLAASYEARVFGVHAGMPGRRARELCPQLIFVSGHFKEYQRLGDAAVKVIGDFTPLVERISIDEAFADVAGCTHLFGPPDDIARTIRQRVRAELGLPISVGLARTNHLAKIASQVAKPDGLVIVDPDTELQFLHHLPVELMWGVGPVTKARLAEIRVLTIGQLATTPGWSLEQLLGPAAGEKLAALAWNRDPREIKPHRRARSVGAQSAIGRKPAKEQFFRPTLLHLADRIGTRLRAKARPGRTVTVRVRFANLNSASRSITLDAPISTTVILAELAEDLVRAVLADHPDERTISLLAISVSHLEEGWDLQLDFPLGLHDEPRRPGSKIGLARWAADRAVDKIRDRFGSDAIGYGSVALGISRSVPDEFRVLAEKDL from the coding sequence ATGGCAACGACAGCCACCATCCTTCATGCGGATCTCGATGCCTTCTATGCTTCGGTAGAGCAGCTGCTTGATCCCTCCTTGCGCGGCAGACCCGTCGCCGTCGGTGGTGGAGTTGTGCTTGCCGCTTCCTACGAAGCCAGGGTCTTCGGGGTCCACGCAGGGATGCCCGGACGGCGAGCACGGGAACTCTGTCCGCAACTCATTTTTGTGAGCGGGCATTTCAAGGAATACCAACGGCTGGGCGACGCAGCCGTCAAGGTGATCGGCGATTTCACACCTCTCGTGGAGCGGATTTCCATCGACGAGGCCTTCGCCGACGTTGCTGGCTGTACCCATCTCTTCGGTCCACCGGACGATATTGCGAGGACAATCCGCCAACGCGTGCGGGCTGAGCTCGGCCTTCCGATTTCAGTCGGCCTAGCTCGCACCAACCATCTCGCAAAGATTGCGTCGCAAGTCGCCAAGCCCGATGGTCTTGTGATTGTCGATCCGGACACCGAGCTGCAATTCCTTCACCATTTGCCCGTCGAACTGATGTGGGGAGTGGGCCCGGTCACGAAGGCGCGGCTGGCCGAGATCCGCGTGCTGACGATCGGGCAGTTGGCGACGACACCGGGATGGTCGCTCGAGCAGCTGCTCGGTCCCGCTGCGGGCGAGAAACTTGCAGCATTGGCGTGGAATCGTGATCCACGGGAAATCAAGCCTCACCGCCGAGCCCGCTCGGTAGGAGCGCAATCGGCGATCGGCAGGAAGCCCGCCAAAGAGCAATTTTTTCGACCGACTCTGCTTCATCTTGCGGATCGAATCGGCACCCGGCTCCGAGCCAAGGCAAGACCGGGTCGAACCGTGACGGTCCGAGTTCGCTTCGCCAATCTGAACTCCGCTTCCCGCTCGATAACGCTCGACGCGCCGATCTCGACAACAGTGATCCTTGCCGAACTCGCGGAGGACCTCGTGCGCGCCGTCCTCGCAGATCACCCTGACGAGAGGACTATTTCGCTTCTCGCGATCTCTGTGTCGCACCTTGAGGAGGGCTGGGATCTACAGCTAGACTTTCCGCTTGGGCTTCACGATGAGCCCCGTCGCCCCGGCAGCAAAATAGGCCTGGCACGTTGGGCGGCCGACCGTGCCGTCGATAAGATCCGCGATCGTTTTGGATCGGATGCAATTGGCTATGGCTCGGTGGCGCTAGGCATCTCTCGGTCGGTTCCTGACGAGTTTCGCGTACTCGCCGAAAAGGACCTGTGA